One Halorientalis litorea DNA segment encodes these proteins:
- a CDS encoding phytoene/squalene synthase family protein, producing the protein MVSNNSLVESKEIHRRTGKTFYYATRLLPERIRQRTYVLYAFFRIADEVVDDEDNDLTAAQQREELLRIREAVLGREETDDPVLQAFAEVRRESDITESDVELFVDAMLTDIEKSRYETYEELETYMRGSASAVGYMMTGIMDVDDPDVARPHARALGEAFQLSNFLRDVREDIVERDRIYLPKETLEKYGVTEAQIENCEMSDGFRSAMVHEMHRAENLYRAGVEGIKYLPEDCQFAVLLAAVLYADHHRLIRNRDYDVLSETPGLATTRKLWLIAKTRWHWHWNKDPEAVFERVSTIGDAPSHAPGPEPPESVPTQ; encoded by the coding sequence ACCGGGAAGACGTTCTATTATGCAACCCGACTCCTCCCCGAGCGCATCCGGCAGCGAACGTACGTTCTCTACGCGTTCTTCCGCATCGCCGACGAAGTCGTCGACGACGAAGACAACGACCTCACGGCCGCCCAGCAACGCGAGGAGTTGCTTCGCATCCGGGAGGCCGTCCTCGGCCGCGAGGAGACTGACGACCCGGTGTTGCAGGCCTTCGCGGAGGTCCGCCGGGAGTCGGACATCACCGAATCCGACGTGGAACTGTTCGTGGACGCGATGCTCACGGACATCGAGAAATCCCGGTACGAGACCTACGAGGAACTCGAAACCTACATGCGCGGGTCGGCCTCGGCCGTCGGGTACATGATGACGGGCATCATGGACGTAGACGACCCGGACGTGGCCCGGCCCCACGCCCGGGCACTGGGCGAGGCGTTCCAGTTGTCGAACTTCCTCCGGGACGTGCGCGAGGACATCGTCGAACGCGACCGCATCTACCTCCCGAAGGAGACGCTGGAGAAGTACGGCGTCACGGAGGCCCAAATCGAGAACTGCGAGATGAGCGACGGGTTCCGGTCGGCGATGGTCCACGAGATGCACCGCGCCGAGAACCTGTACCGCGCGGGCGTCGAGGGCATCAAGTACCTGCCCGAGGACTGTCAGTTCGCCGTGTTGCTCGCGGCGGTGCTGTACGCCGACCACCACCGTCTCATCCGCAACCGTGACTACGACGTCCTCTCGGAGACGCCGGGACTCGCGACGACCCGAAAGCTCTGGCTCATCGCGAAGACGCGCTGGCACTGGCACTGGAACAAGGACCCCGAGGCCGTCTTCGAGCGTGTCTCGACCATCGGTGACGCGCCGTCACACGCACCGGGGCCGGAACCGCCCGAGTCCGTGCCGACGCAGTAG
- the cruF gene encoding bisanhydrobacterioruberin hydratase, translated as MAVESVSRERVEARLDRLVRENRFTIAVVFPLAGAVLLLASAETLLPGPLNFNPYLVLFGTFVMRLPLIAGVAPLVDRKALLALVALTLYSYAIEYVGVTRGWPYGFFEYGVDLGPMLLDTVPLGLPIFFFPLVLNSYLLCTLLLGERAANPLLRLPVVIAAVLAVDLVLDPGAVALGFWAYDGGGAYYAVPWSNYEGWVLSATVAVVLFDIAFDRLALTDRVRRCEFMLDDLVSFVILWGAINAYFGNWVPVAVASLFFLGLVRIDRFDFRVFDTAPLVGRVRNSER; from the coding sequence ATGGCGGTTGAGTCAGTCTCCCGCGAGCGCGTCGAGGCCCGTCTCGACCGACTGGTCCGGGAGAACCGCTTCACCATCGCCGTCGTCTTCCCGCTCGCCGGTGCCGTCCTCCTCCTCGCCAGCGCGGAGACGCTCCTCCCCGGCCCCCTGAACTTCAACCCGTACCTCGTGCTGTTCGGGACGTTCGTGATGCGCCTCCCGCTGATTGCGGGCGTCGCACCGCTCGTGGACCGCAAGGCACTCCTCGCGCTGGTCGCCCTCACGCTCTACTCCTACGCCATCGAGTACGTCGGCGTCACGCGCGGGTGGCCCTACGGCTTCTTCGAGTACGGCGTGGACCTCGGCCCAATGCTGCTGGACACCGTGCCGCTGGGACTCCCGATTTTCTTCTTCCCGCTCGTCCTGAACAGCTACCTCCTCTGTACCCTCCTCCTCGGGGAGCGGGCGGCCAACCCGCTGTTGCGCCTACCCGTCGTCATCGCTGCCGTCCTCGCCGTCGACCTCGTGCTGGACCCCGGTGCGGTCGCGCTCGGCTTCTGGGCTTACGACGGCGGCGGCGCGTACTACGCCGTCCCGTGGTCGAACTACGAGGGGTGGGTCCTCTCGGCGACGGTGGCCGTCGTGCTGTTCGATATCGCCTTCGACCGTCTCGCACTCACCGACCGGGTGCGCCGCTGTGAGTTCATGCTCGACGACCTGGTGAGTTTCGTCATCCTCTGGGGTGCCATCAACGCCTACTTCGGCAACTGGGTTCCCGTGGCCGTGGCGAGTCTGTTCTTCCTCGGCCTCGTCAGAATCGACCGGTTCGACTTTCGGGTGTTCGACACCGCGCCGCTGGTCGGGCGGGTACGAAACTCGGAGCGGTGA